The sequence cccttttgtgggtcagtgagggctctgttgaatatgcagagatatcagacctgggaaacttgtctctccagtaaatctgctaaaaaaaaaaaatgcagtccgatccctatcagaaatgcctttgctttataatagccaccttgttccctgtggggATGAAAGCTGGAGATTGGATCACAtacgcttggctggagctggttctctgttttattccaattagggaaggatttttggtccctgggtttttttgtggttgcttctctcaggccagaagaatgggttaggaaaagaccacaaaaaggaaaagaaaaaccgcggagcatttctctctctggctcaggaaattccaatgttaatgaagccgcctggaaaggggaggggagggttcagaaaaacaggagagggtaaaaaaaaaaaaaagtagcaccctgaaatatagacaaagttacttatattGCTTGGGAtgcctgttttatctgagattcccaagggagGCGGgttgcctgtgtgcgctggctgggtagagattgcccccgagggtcaggcccgtgtcccgtgTTTGGGCTGTCTCAGAATccacggtcagttcctccgctgccagtccaaagcccagcgtcaagattccctggctgggatgctgcactcccggctccaaaaacagtcgctacttcccagggacttctcctccagCCAGCTGTGTTGCCGCGCCGCTGGAGCGgaccaactgggccccctcccggggtcagttcagggtgggtagggctgtgccccgtgtttgcaccatcacaggatgtggtgctcagctcccctttGCGCAGTCCAAAGCCTtgcaccaaggttccctggctgggatgttgcactcccagctccaaaaccagttactgcctcccggcgacttctcctcctgccagctgcGTCGCGGCGCTGCCCAcgaggaccggctgggccccctcccggggtcagttcaggtgggtagggctgcaccccatgtttctgccgtcacaggatgttgtgctcAGCCTCCCTGAgaccagtccaaagcctggcgccaaggttacctgactgggatgctggctccaggctccgaaaacagtcgctgcttccccgtagttgttcgttcacAGTCTCTgacactcaggtcaactctttaaatctgtgtttgttggtcagggttcatagattgtcatgtatgtgattgattcacttgtttttccgagtctttgttgaaagagggatccgaggtagcatctacctagtcagccatcttggccccccaaaTCCACTTTTACAGACCCCTtgaatcattttgtttttttttgaatcatAATACAATTCATTTGGTTTGAAACTGACAAAATAATGCTTGAGTGCATGTTGATAATCACATAACAGATAAATGTGATTAAGTCTCTGGGTACAGacatttttttcaatattttgactAAAATATTGTTACTCAAAATtgattttaaagaagaaatacatctgatgaaaaaaattcaattatatttatttgttttgtggaTACCCcaaaatggaaatatttaaaagaaatttctctgcatGTTTAATTACCGTGCCTAGTTCTATGTCTGCACAtatgtgtctgtttgtgtgtACACACGTCCTTACGGTACCTGCATAGCTTGTTCATTCCACTTTTTTGCCAATGTAATGAGGAGTAAACTTTACAAGGAAAATCTAACATCACATACACTTTCTAATCACAGAAGTGAATGATGAGCATAGATTTTCAGATTCCAAATCCTATGTTACGTGTTTTGTACCATTGTGAGTTTAGGCACAACATTCAGCTGATGTCAAAGGCtgaattaaaaaatcatttttttctttagactcctagtaatattttaaaatatatgatgAATTGATTTCATTCATCATTCACCAACgtttctattttatttccattGACTCTTATATTTATCTTATCAACATAATTACTTTTTTCTCAATATCCTTTCAGTTAATATCCATGTTCACCTCTTCCccgccaatgacatttttttcaaaataagaaatacaTTTAGGAATTCCCTAGTTAAGTCaataaagcagttttttttttattaaattatatatttaaaatcattttagaGTGCTCTAGTCACTCAAAAACATAAGAGTAATTAAAGTAGATGGTTTAGGACATGTAATCTGTTTTGTCTTAAATTAGTATGTCTGAAAAAGAGAATTCAATCTAAAATATATTGTCTTCTCTAACAAATCATTCAAGTTATTTTTCCTCTAATGTTATTCTTTTCAAAATTCCTACggaaatattttctctaaatatTTACAGTTCTTCTAGGTAATTCTGATCTTGTCTTTCCCAAGATATTATAGGCATTTGGGTTTATTCTCTGTTAAATCACTCTAATCTAAATGATTCTCTTACTGAGAGATCCGTATCAATATGTTAAAACTGGAACTTGACTTGGGTCATTAATTTAAGTAGTTTACTGATTACAATTTGTAGCAGATTATGTACCCCTAAGACTGACTCAAATTTCCTAATCAGTAAATTAGAGTAATTGAAGATGTAGTGTGGggaaaatatgtaaaaaataaacttttttttttttaaatagtattataTATACTCCAAAAAGTGCTATATTATTCGATAATAATTTAAATTTTGAATTGCAGAGTAGGTGACTCTTTAACTTCTGATTTGTTTAGCCATGGGATCATCCAGAAAGTAATCTATTCCATTTAtactctgtctctttctttgtttttaatcttaaatCTTATGTGCACATTCAAAGatgccatttaaaaatattttttatgtactACTTTAACTAAGATAAAAGTTACTTAACTGTTATTTCACtgagtccacaatcaacaacacacaaacaagtATAAAATCTTGAACAAAAAATACCTTAGAAGGAAATACTTTGTAATTATGAAagtcatgactttttttttttcaacatcttCAGTAGTTTCTTActttttcaccaaaaatatttGATGGAGTAGAAAAACATGGATTGTCAAAAACACCTATGGCCAAATATATAGCCAAAAAAGGCCAATACAGACCATGAATTTAAGAAAGATGTTTGAACAAAACATAAGCTGTCATGTAATTTTAGAATTTAGTTATGGTGAATCTTTCCCCAAAAAACAACTTGATAAATTCCATTTGGCAAACTCCAAAAATTTGTAACGGAAATGGAGAATATTCAGAGAGGACCTTATCAGATGTTACCATACCTGCAGGTGCTACTTTATAACACCAGTCAgcacattctatattttaaaatatttttattaattaatttttctcttttaatgttCAACCTGATCTTGTAAGGTAAAATTAATGTCCTCATTCTGCAGGTGAGAAGATTATAGCAAGTAGTTCTACACAATTCCTGAAAATGCTAGAACTCTGGTGATAGATTCTAATGTTTTATCCCTTGATATATTATCTCAAGAGTTAGAATGtgagaaagaaatttatttgaataTGACTAGTTTTAATAAATAAACCAGTTAACTCAATTATTTTGGTAATGACTGATGTTAACCAATAAGTAAATGTCATTGTTTTCTATTTAATATCACAGAGAGTGGTACTTATGATTCTCTGTCCAGTCATTGTCTTATGAGTTGCTGCTGGGAAATCATGTATTTCAGAAAAGTCAATATGAGGACATGGTTAACGTTCCTTTTAGTCACAATATTATGCATACtgccattaaaataaaaactgtgatttcatgtatattttcaagattttttcccTGAAGTGTCAACATGAAAAATGACACAGAAGTCACCACATTTGTACTGAAGGGCTTCACTGACAATCTTGAGCTGCAGGTCATcttatttcttctatttctagCAATCTACCTCTTTACTCTAATAGGAAATTTAGGACTGGTTGTATTGGTCATTGAGGATTCCCGGCTCCACAACCCCATGTACTATTTTCTGGGTGTGTTATCTTTCTTGGACGCTTGCTTTTCATCATCAATTACTCCAAATATGTTAGTAGGTTTTATGTCAAAGAATAAAGCAATTTCATTCCTTGGATGTGCAACACAGATGCTGCTCTTTGTCACCTTTGGGACCACAGAATGCTTTCTCTTGGCAGCAATGGCATATGATCGCTGTGTAGCCATCTACAACCCACTTCTCTATTCAGTTAACATGTCACCCAGAGTCTATGTGTCACTCATCACTGCTTCATATGTTGGTGGTATTTCACATGCTACTTTACACACAGTAGCAACTTTTAGCCTCTCC comes from Elephas maximus indicus isolate mEleMax1 chromosome 7, mEleMax1 primary haplotype, whole genome shotgun sequence and encodes:
- the LOC126080223 gene encoding olfactory receptor 5T3-like; the encoded protein is MKNDTEVTTFVLKGFTDNLELQVILFLLFLAIYLFTLIGNLGLVVLVIEDSRLHNPMYYFLGVLSFLDACFSSSITPNMLVGFMSKNKAISFLGCATQMLLFVTFGTTECFLLAAMAYDRCVAIYNPLLYSVNMSPRVYVSLITASYVGGISHATLHTVATFSLSFCASNEIRHVFCDIPPLLAISCSDTHINQLLLFYVVGCIEILTILIVLISYGLILLAILKMPSAKGRQKVFSTCGSHLTGVSIYHGTILFMYMRPSSSYALDHDMIVSIFYTIVIPMLNPIIYSLRNKDVKTAIKKMFGRIK